A stretch of Calditrichota bacterium DNA encodes these proteins:
- a CDS encoding helix-turn-helix transcriptional regulator, with translation MEYKTSNEINKAKEISDRIDFIRRQNNLTQEQLAVELNISQPAVSKYLKERIPPSDVLLKLARLGQTTIEWILSGEKRYFYEDQASRVKDNEDTYSVDTDIILARKIALLPTEAKKTISDMIDLLLSYCR, from the coding sequence ATGGAATACAAAACTTCAAACGAAATAAATAAAGCAAAAGAAATTTCAGACCGGATTGATTTTATCCGTCGCCAAAACAATTTAACCCAGGAACAACTGGCGGTGGAACTGAATATCAGCCAACCGGCAGTTAGTAAATATCTAAAAGAACGCATTCCGCCGTCAGATGTATTATTAAAACTGGCCAGATTGGGTCAAACAACCATCGAATGGATTTTAAGTGGGGAAAAAAGATATTTCTATGAAGATCAAGCCAGCCGGGTAAAGGATAATGAAGATACTTATTCGGTGGATACGGATATAATTCTTGCCAGGAAAATTGCATTACTGCCAACTGAAGCAAAAAAAACAATCAGTGATATGATTGATTTGCTGTTAAGTTATTGCAGGTAA
- a CDS encoding C40 family peptidase — protein MKKIFSDLQSIICSKKYFNYLPLLLLAFLISSCVSIIDRSSRFKTSDENRPCHNIVSASKPWMGTPYLYGGNTKNGVDCSGFVQQIYLQVFNYKLSRTTEAMYGSGTFVRGNWLKCGDLLFFKNIRGRGVDHVGIYIGQNRFIHASSSRGVVIDNLTATYYVEHFVSARRYLQ, from the coding sequence TTGAAAAAGATATTCTCGGATTTGCAATCCATAATCTGCAGCAAGAAATATTTCAACTATTTGCCCCTTTTATTACTTGCTTTTTTGATCAGTTCATGCGTTTCAATAATTGACCGCTCTTCCCGATTTAAAACTTCAGATGAAAACCGGCCTTGTCATAATATAGTTTCTGCATCTAAGCCCTGGATGGGTACGCCATATTTATATGGTGGAAATACAAAAAACGGTGTTGATTGTTCCGGGTTTGTACAACAGATTTATCTTCAGGTATTTAACTATAAATTATCCCGCACAACTGAGGCCATGTATGGTTCCGGTACTTTTGTAAGAGGTAACTGGCTTAAATGCGGGGATCTGTTGTTTTTTAAAAACATTCGCGGGCGCGGTGTGGATCATGTTGGAATTTACATCGGGCAGAACCGCTTTATTCATGCCTCAAGCTCTCGCGGTGTAGTTATTGATAATTTAACTGCAACCTACTATGTTGAGCATTTTGTGTCAGCCCGGCGTTACCTGCAATAA